The Staphylothermus marinus F1 genome has a segment encoding these proteins:
- a CDS encoding DNA-directed RNA polymerase subunit N — MMFPVRCFTCGAPIGHLWEEFKKRVEAGEDPGKVLDDLGVKRYCCRRMFLSHIEISYEILNFPKVS, encoded by the coding sequence ATGATGTTTCCAGTTAGATGTTTCACATGTGGTGCACCCATAGGTCATTTATGGGAAGAATTTAAGAAAAGAGTTGAAGCAGGAGAAGACCCGGGTAAAGTTCTAGATGATTTAGGTGTTAAAAGATATTGTTGTCGAAGAATGTTTCTCTCACATATTGAAATATCTTATGAAATCTTAAACTTCCCCAAAGTATCATGA
- the rpsB gene encoding 30S ribosomal protein S2, with protein sequence MAQEQPKNNEKSAEKTQTKPVIELLIPLEKYLAAGVHIGTHICTKFMEPFVYRVRNDGLYILDVRKIDERIRIAAKFLSRYEPSKIAAVSVRTYGQKPVVKFCNYVGCKPFTGRFMPGTFTNPSLKWYFEPDIVLLTDPRADSQALKEAAEIGIPIVSLADTDNRTEYIDLIIPANNKGRKSLALIYWLLARQILRERGLLPPDGDLPEPPSEFEVKFKR encoded by the coding sequence ATGGCTCAAGAACAACCAAAAAATAATGAAAAATCCGCGGAGAAAACCCAGACAAAACCAGTCATAGAATTATTGATCCCACTAGAAAAATATTTGGCGGCAGGAGTTCATATAGGAACACATATATGTACAAAGTTCATGGAGCCGTTTGTTTACCGTGTTAGAAATGATGGACTCTACATTTTAGATGTTAGAAAAATCGATGAAAGAATAAGAATAGCAGCAAAGTTCCTATCAAGATATGAGCCATCAAAAATTGCTGCTGTGTCGGTTAGAACATATGGGCAAAAACCTGTTGTTAAGTTCTGCAACTATGTAGGATGCAAACCTTTCACAGGTAGATTTATGCCTGGAACCTTTACAAATCCAAGCCTTAAATGGTATTTTGAACCAGACATAGTATTATTAACAGATCCACGTGCTGACTCCCAAGCATTGAAGGAAGCAGCAGAAATAGGTATACCTATTGTTTCACTAGCTGATACAGATAATAGAACAGAGTATATAGACCTAATTATTCCAGCAAACAATAAGGGTCGAAAAAGCTTAGCACTAATATATTGGTTATTAGCAAGACAAATACTTAGGGAGAGAGGATTATTACCGCCAGACGGCGACTTGCCCGAGCCTCCCTCAGAATTCGAAGTAAAGTTTAAGAGGTGA
- the amrB gene encoding AmmeMemoRadiSam system protein B, with the protein MEQKSHVRLPVVAGYFYPSEPEKLRELIEHSFKHPLGPGELPQVSSTRRKDALGYVAPHAGYIYSGPIAAHVYYNLALDGKPETIIIIGTNHTGLGSLVSVYPAGKWITPLGELEVDAELARDIVSNSDLAELDTYAHVEEHSVEVQLPFIQYLFGNNVKIVPIVLGLHTPDVARDLSKAIYESLQTMGRDTIIIASSDFNHYDPHDITVAKDKKALDRILALDTDGLYKVILEEPVTICGPGGIMTLIELVKLYGKGEAKLLKYATSGDVSGDKSAVVGYAAIRFLIK; encoded by the coding sequence TTGGAGCAAAAATCACATGTAAGACTTCCCGTTGTAGCTGGATATTTTTATCCAAGCGAACCAGAAAAACTACGTGAATTAATCGAGCATTCCTTTAAGCACCCGCTTGGTCCCGGAGAATTACCTCAAGTATCAAGCACCCGTCGCAAAGACGCTTTAGGATACGTAGCTCCGCATGCAGGTTATATTTATAGCGGGCCTATAGCTGCTCATGTCTACTATAACTTGGCTCTTGATGGTAAACCTGAAACCATAATTATTATTGGGACAAATCATACAGGTTTAGGCTCGCTTGTATCAGTGTATCCTGCAGGAAAATGGATTACTCCTCTAGGAGAACTAGAAGTTGATGCTGAACTAGCTAGAGATATAGTTAGCAACAGTGATCTCGCCGAACTCGATACATATGCACATGTCGAAGAGCATTCAGTAGAGGTTCAATTACCATTTATACAGTATTTGTTCGGCAATAATGTTAAAATAGTACCAATAGTTCTAGGCTTACACACACCTGATGTAGCCAGGGATCTCTCTAAAGCAATATATGAATCCTTACAGACCATGGGAAGAGACACTATAATAATTGCTAGTAGCGACTTTAACCATTATGACCCGCACGATATAACGGTTGCTAAAGACAAGAAAGCACTAGATCGCATACTTGCACTTGACACAGACGGTTTGTATAAGGTTATACTAGAGGAACCTGTAACCATATGTGGTCCTGGAGGAATAATGACACTGATCGAACTAGTAAAACTATATGGTAAAGGAGAAGCTAAATTATTAAAGTATGCAACCAGCGGGGATGTTTCAGGAGATAAATCAGCTGTTGTAGGATATGCTGCAATAAGGTTTTTAATCAAATAA